ttttgtctattaATTTCCCGAGATTTGAAACACTCTCCTTATCCTACAATATgtcaaaataaatgaaaatcaatAACGTGTACATAACCGACTTACTGAATATGACGAGTGGGAAAAACTAGCATGCCTGAATAGCCAATGTACTGAAGTTCACCAAACCAAAATCTTCAATTACTTCACACAGTTCCTTGGTGAGTTTCCTGCCATATATACAGGTCGGTAACTCGATAAGTTCAACAAAAGCATACATTTCTAAACGAGATGCAAACAACTACAAACCATTCGGGATATTGATCAACAACCTACCTATACTTGGAAGATCGTGGATCTTGATCAAGATGGTGCTGTAGATACGATAAATCTTCCACATCGGTGTAAAAATCAAGATTAAAGGCTGCAGTATACAGCAAGCAATAGTTATTTGTACAAATCGGTTtctttaaatatatcaaaaatttatGTTGATCCTCGGCTCTATTGACCACAAAAGTCAGAATATTTTTCAGACAGGAACGGATGTAGCAAAACAAAAAGCTTTCAATACCTAGTTTTCCATAGCTCTCAATAAGATCAATCTTGGACAAGACATTGACATGTGGCAATTCCATATGCAACATTGTTGACAACGAGAGGAGCAATGCTCTAACATATTTCCCGGGATCACTACATAGGTGTGAATTTATCAAGTGAATCGCAGTCAACTGTAAACGAAGACATGTGATACTGTTACGGTTCTTGCAGAAAAGCTATCCTTACGAAACCACTGTGCCCGTATGtattttcttttacaaaagATGTGCAAGAACCAAAAAATTCACCACTTACCCGCAGATCCAGTTTCTTAATAAGTTTCATGATGACCTTTTTTGCGCTGGAGTGAAGGAAGAACAACACATAAGACCTTTCAATGGATAATATATACTAAGCTTTCAATGGATAATAACCTTTCAAAAGAGGCTTTAATTTTGATTCCAACCAGTCGATGTTTTTCTCCAAGTAATCCATACAATACATAAGACCGGCCTATTTAAgaacaacaaaaaacatgaaaaatatataaatagaacaTCAAAAAGCAATTCCCTTTGTCATCAAAATATAACAAGTTCCAAAAGATGTTGAACCTCCATTAGGACCAAGAGAGTGTTCATTCATGACATGGCTTAGTTTTATAAGATCCTCAATGTTGATAGCACAATCATATCTTTAACATTAAAGAAAACTTACATTCCAGAACCAAAACCtcaaatatatagtttaaaatACGGTAAATGGTATAAAAACGTACTCTACTTAAATGCATGTTTATTCTAAGGTGCCATTCTCTTTAACTGATAAGTGATAACTTAACGTACTCTACTTGAGTTCGGTTACCAGAATTAAGGTTTTTAATTAGATTCAGTACCAAAGTTAAGGTTTTTTCTAGGTATAACCGTAATATGGAAACCGGACTTGAACAGAgtgtactatatatattatataatatagaaaGAACGGTACTGTAAAATGAATATATGTATACTAGAGTGGTGTCCACGCGTTGCAGCGGGGACGGTCTATAATGCTTTAGACACCGTAACGGTTTATAGCGTTcagtttactttcatgagatgtgtcaatgcaggatctaaccatatatatcattctaaaaataagtcgcgtattaggtgaaaaaaataataaagtgcaaacactaaccatgaaaaataaccacttacaGTTGTAAGGAGGAGACCaaggcaattaaaaaaataaatattcaaagattaaaatttaatatgaatatacAAATGACATAATTGGTTCataatttcgtgagttataaaaaggtaattattgtttaaacattttgtaatataatttatgacaattaaaatgttttttcttataCGTAACAATACTTTtagcaataattttagagttaatggagattttataacaataggaGTTTTAGATAATTGTGGggttttttattaagggtaattttgaaatttcaaggATAAGGTGtgtgaaaataatttaaatgtagagggtatattaggtaattcaaaggtagataGTTAAATGGGAGAGGGGGTAGTTTATTGATATAGGTAGTATAGAAGTAGAGCACACACACTTTTATACCATTTAcccttaaaaaaacataatactaACAATTTTCTAAGATATAAAGGAGGATACGGCAAGGAATCGTTAGCAGGGTCTAAATTAATAACAGCAACTTTCTTGCAACAATTAACATAATTTCAAAAAAGTAGTAAGTAAATAACAACAATAAGGATAAATTAACCATCTGGGTTAGCCACCTGCCCCCTTAAAAAGCGACTTGGTGGGAACACCATCCAAGTTCGAATCCCTGCAAAAGTATATTCAACTAGCCAAGGTTTCCGGGGTCTCACCGAGTCACCGCCAGACAGCGATGCAGGGTCGCTAGCTTGAGAGGAAAATTCCTCTATGGAACTAAGGGGTTCCTAagcatttacccttttttttaacaataaggATAAATTTTCTGAATTTTGCTAAGCATAGCCCTTAGGGTTAtggttaataatttatatatatacatatatatatatataaactgatGTACATGGCGATTGATACCtatttttatgggtttttttttatgtaaatatgtGTTAACCGAGTGAGCAAAATACAATTGTTTTGTACACTGACATGCAGGGGTGAAACTAGTAGGGGGACTGGGGGTGCTTAGCCCCCGCTAACCATTCATGTTTTCCATTGCAAAGCTAGTTCATAGCCAACTAACAAGTCACCCCCAATCTATAAATGGTTGATTTCTAGCTATGACTATTcaagtaaaacctttatatttggtccataaaagtaaaccatcgtaataaaattttattttcctaacattttattaaattgttatgtcttcacattatattgtatacaacGATCGGAAAAGAAATACGGTTGAGCCCCTCAATGTGAAATCCTGGCTCCGCCTCtgctgatatatatatatatatatatatatataagaagaaaATGAGAGTAGGTTACCGGCCAATGAGCTGGAGAAACTGTTGCATGCCATTGCAGTAAGTGGTCTTACCGGAACCGGGTGGACCTATTACTACCTGACCAAATACCATCCTTTTTTGCAAAACCCTAAATAAGTTactttatttcttctttttttaaggaaaaataGAGGGATGGAGGGTGGCTTGCTTGCAATATACAAGCAGTAAGTTTGAAGCAGCTGCTGTAGGGGTTGGACAAGAATTAGTCGCCGGATAGTCGAGTCAAACTGAAcatatacttgttcttttttaattacacttttggtccttacAGGGGAAAACACAAAAaggttttttccttttaaaaggCTAACCCCCCGGTTTGTTAACACTAGTTTGTTCCGACTAGAAAACAACATTGTGAAAAACCTGACCATTAAGCTCACGCAtcaatgacaaaaaaaaaaagttgtggaAATTAGTATTCATATCAcataatttgataagtttacCACACTATAAACATATTGTATAAGTATTTAATAAGCCATTATGGTAGGTTTAtcaaatgaaatgatatgaatATCAATTCTCATTAGTAtatgctagtttttttttttggcatgtacgcttagtttttttaaaaacggGCAATTTTAGTTACTTTGTACGCATTGGTACATATAACGCAACCACTATTTCAAACCCATGGAACCCTTGACCCACTTAACTCCATGATTCGAGTAAAACCATCAACCTGTCTGTTTTAAGCACAACGACAAATCAATAGTAAAACCTAATGATTACTAAATCTTGAACTTGAGTATTCTCAAGTCAAATCGTTATTACAAAACTCTCGTGTCAATCACTATGAAGAAATTGTATAcgcttttttttcttcatatgcactaaataatgtatattgtgtataaattataaattacttGTATTATATATCGAAAGGTATATTTAggaaaatatttgaaaatagaagcctttttatttatgtaacttaTTTATCTAAAACTCCCATGTCacttttttaatcaaaaacttaACTTGCAAAAGCTATTCAAGTTTATTGGCTAGGACTCCGACAAGTACATCTATGGTTATGACTTTCTTGTTCAATTTTCCCTTTCTTATTTCTAATCCGCAAAGTTGTAAAGCAAAAAATAACAATACAGAGTAATAAACTTTGTACCGGACTTTACCACAAAACCATTCATTTCACTGTTAAGTCGGGTTTCAATGGTTTCATGCTTATTACTGAGTTGTCGTGAGATGGCTAGAGtaagtttgtttttcttttcaataaatGATATTAGAATAACGTATAGGGTAATGATATTTATATCATGTCTTTTGATACATTTACTATTACTGTGCATTAGCCAGTTGTacagtatatataaattattgtatTTGTGTTAAATACATCAAAATTGTTGGTATTAATAAGAACTACCTTATATATGGATCTTAAGTTACAATGAGATTAGAAAACAAATTCAATGAATTCCACAcgatcaatttttttatttaaaaagatttgtagattaattttgaaaattaaatttatcagatttttcttaaattatttctaactttattagtaaagttgGTGATCCTAAGTCAAACTTATTTGAATCTTATATTCcaaatattttctaatttacTTAGTAAAATTAAAAGCTAACTTTAGAGAATtcaaatacaaattttataaacatctaggcataatcaaaatgatataATCACCCCTCTCTTCACTCACTGCGAGTCTGTtaccaacaaaataaaaacccctaaaaaaCCCCCAAATCACAAACCCTCACACCCAAAAATGATGACATCAAAACCCTTAACCAAAATGATGGCGTTATCACGCACGCTCTGCACCGCCACCGTAACCACAGCCCAAACACAAAAACTCGAACGAATCGCCGACGAGATTCTCAGCTTAACAAAGCTCGAACGAAATGATTACGCCGTTCTCTTACGTTACAAGATGGGATTCAATAAGTACGGACCAGCTGTCACCGGAATCGGATCGGCATCTGTGGGAGTGTCCGTCGGAGGTGGACCGGAAGCTAAAAcagcggcggcggcggcggcagAGAAAGTAGTGTTTGATGTGAAGATAGAGAAATATGATGCAGCTTCgaagataaagattataaaggAAGTGAGAGCTTTTACTAATTTAGGATTAAAAGAAGCGAAAGATTTGGTTGAGAAAGTTCCGGTTGTCGTTAAGAAAGGGATTACGAAAGAAGACGCCGATTCGATTATGGCTAAATTAAAGGATTTAGGTGCTACTGTTGTTTTGgaatgatttatttttattactttttttttcatgacATTTCCAATGCTATTTATGTTTGAAATGATATGTATGATTGTTACTTACTTTAGATAATAACTAGAATGAAAACTGGAATGTTAGAATGGAtgtttttttgttggttttgagCAATGAAGGAAATGCCGTATTCTGATTACTTTTTCACGTTTAGACGTTGCTATATGTTTACGACTTTCTACATTAAACAAGCATATAATGTCTGTTATAATCTGTATCTTTTCTTATGGTATGTGTGAAAAATATTAGAACGATAAAAACTCTGCTTGCAGCAGCGTTTCTTATGTATTCCTGCGGTAATACttataagtttttaagcatTTGGTTGATACAACGAAACTTCCTTTCCTTTATTTGATGTCAAAGTGAAACAATGTCCAGGAAAGCAGGAAAGTAATAAGCTTGTCTGCGAAACTGAAAAATAAGCATTCTGATTGCCAGGTGAGTTATGCTATCTCTGCTCCTTTTTCTGTGTAGTATATTTACA
The Erigeron canadensis isolate Cc75 chromosome 2, C_canadensis_v1, whole genome shotgun sequence DNA segment above includes these coding regions:
- the LOC122588156 gene encoding GPN-loop GTPase QQT1-like — its product is MKLIKKLDLRLTAIHLINSHLCSDPGKYVRALLLSLSTMLHMELPHVNVLSKIDLIESYGKLAFNLDFYTDVEDLSYLQHHLDQDPRSSKYRKLTKELCEVIEDFGLVNFSTLAIQDKESVSNLGKLIDKTNGYIFQGIDATAVGFSKIAIAPTDWEYHKYPFIFLHSDSLLNLFSSA
- the LOC122589399 gene encoding 50S ribosomal protein L7/L12, with product MMTSKPLTKMMALSRTLCTATVTTAQTQKLERIADEILSLTKLERNDYAVLLRYKMGFNKYGPAVTGIGSASVGVSVGGGPEAKTAAAAAAEKVVFDVKIEKYDAASKIKIIKEVRAFTNLGLKEAKDLVEKVPVVVKKGITKEDADSIMAKLKDLGATVVLE